One genomic segment of Streptomyces liangshanensis includes these proteins:
- a CDS encoding extracellular solute-binding protein — protein sequence MKLSRMAAPIAALVLAGLTASACAPQTSDNAATKDEKSGTLRVWLFQEVNNKPKEQVVDGAVAAFRKEHAGTKVEIEYIPVETRAQRIKAAFNDPKSAPDLVEYGNTDTAGYVKDGGLADVTEEFGAWDEAKDTDPTAKQSVTVDGKIYGAPLFVGVRALYYRTDVFKELGLAAPKSQAELISTAKKIHKAKPSLYGLAVGGAYTYGAMPFVWSNGGELADESGGTYKAAVNSPAARKGIAAYTSLFGDDNCPAAKCAAMGGNATVTAFASGQAAMAIGGDFSHQAVEAGTVKGKYAVVPLPGVQAGSIAPAFAGGNNIGVLRSSSHRTLAVDLMKSITGKDTQAKLFDAMGFLPTYTDVLAASAQKQPFVAPFVKTLGAGAKFVPASAGWSQIDSSLVLPTMFQEIISGRKDVAAASDDAAKKMDAAFASAG from the coding sequence CGCCTGCGCGCCACAGACGTCCGACAACGCCGCGACGAAGGACGAGAAGAGCGGCACGCTGCGCGTGTGGCTCTTCCAGGAGGTCAACAACAAGCCCAAGGAGCAGGTCGTCGACGGCGCCGTCGCCGCGTTCCGCAAGGAGCACGCGGGCACGAAGGTCGAGATCGAGTACATCCCCGTCGAGACCCGCGCCCAGCGCATCAAGGCCGCCTTCAACGACCCGAAGAGCGCGCCCGACCTCGTCGAGTACGGCAACACCGACACGGCCGGGTACGTCAAGGACGGCGGACTCGCCGACGTCACCGAGGAGTTCGGCGCCTGGGACGAGGCCAAGGACACCGACCCCACGGCGAAGCAGTCCGTCACGGTGGACGGGAAGATCTACGGCGCGCCCCTGTTCGTCGGCGTCCGCGCGCTCTACTACCGCACCGACGTCTTCAAGGAGTTGGGGCTCGCCGCCCCCAAGTCCCAGGCCGAGCTGATATCCACGGCCAAGAAGATCCACAAGGCCAAGCCCTCCCTGTACGGGCTCGCGGTGGGCGGCGCGTACACCTACGGCGCCATGCCGTTCGTCTGGTCGAACGGCGGCGAACTCGCCGACGAGAGCGGCGGTACGTACAAGGCGGCCGTCAACAGCCCCGCCGCCCGCAAGGGCATCGCCGCCTACACCTCCCTGTTCGGCGACGACAACTGCCCGGCCGCCAAGTGCGCCGCCATGGGCGGCAACGCCACCGTCACCGCCTTCGCGTCCGGACAGGCCGCCATGGCGATCGGCGGCGACTTCAGCCACCAGGCCGTCGAGGCCGGCACGGTCAAGGGCAAGTACGCCGTCGTCCCGCTGCCCGGCGTCCAGGCCGGATCGATCGCCCCCGCGTTCGCCGGCGGCAACAACATCGGTGTCCTCAGGAGCAGTTCGCACCGCACCCTCGCCGTCGACCTGATGAAGTCGATCACGGGCAAGGACACCCAGGCCAAACTCTTCGACGCGATGGGCTTCCTGCCGACGTACACGGACGTCCTCGCGGCCTCCGCCCAGAAGCAGCCGTTTGTCGCCCCCTTCGTCAAGACCCTCGGCGCCGGGGCCAAGTTCGTCCCCGCCTCCGCGGGCTGGTCCCAGATCGACTCCTCGCTGGTCCTGCCGACGATGTTCCAGGAGATCATCAGCGGCCGTAAGGACGTCGCGGCGGCCTCCGACGACGCGGCGAAGAAGATGGACGCGGCGTTCGCGTCCGCGGGCTGA
- a CDS encoding carbohydrate ABC transporter permease — MTSPTDHAPRPRSPKRPETALPATGGKAPRPGPRGGTRGGPRRAGQGGWTPWLYLAPALVVLGGLLVYPIYQLGLISFLEYTQAQVSGGQPTTFQGFGNYATLFGDSQFWQVLLATVLFAAACVVTTLGLGCALAVLLTRVRALPRLALMLAALGAWATPAITGSTVFVFLFDPDYGPVNRILGLGDFSWTYGRYSAFTLVLLEVVWCSFPFVMVTVYAGIKAIPGEVLEAASLDGASQWRTWRSVTAPMLRPILVVVTIQSIIWDFKVFTQIYVMTNGGGIAGQNLVLNVYAYQKAFASSQYSLGSAIGVVMLLILLAVTLVYLRLLRRRGEEL; from the coding sequence ATGACGTCCCCCACCGACCACGCGCCGCGCCCCCGGTCGCCGAAGAGGCCGGAAACGGCCCTCCCGGCGACCGGGGGCAAGGCCCCGCGCCCAGGACCCCGCGGGGGCACCCGCGGCGGCCCCCGGCGGGCCGGCCAGGGCGGCTGGACCCCGTGGCTCTACCTCGCGCCCGCCCTCGTCGTCCTCGGCGGCCTGCTCGTCTACCCGATCTACCAACTGGGCCTGATCTCCTTCCTGGAGTACACCCAGGCCCAGGTCAGCGGCGGGCAGCCGACCACCTTCCAGGGCTTCGGGAACTACGCCACGCTCTTCGGCGACAGCCAGTTCTGGCAGGTCCTGCTCGCGACCGTCCTGTTCGCCGCCGCCTGCGTCGTCACCACGCTCGGCCTCGGCTGCGCCCTCGCCGTCCTCCTGACGCGCGTACGGGCCCTGCCGCGCCTCGCGCTGATGCTCGCCGCCCTCGGCGCCTGGGCCACCCCCGCGATCACCGGCTCCACCGTCTTCGTCTTCCTCTTCGACCCCGACTACGGACCGGTCAACCGGATCCTGGGCCTCGGCGACTTCTCCTGGACGTACGGCCGCTACAGCGCCTTCACGCTCGTCCTCCTCGAAGTCGTCTGGTGCTCCTTCCCGTTCGTGATGGTCACCGTCTACGCCGGCATCAAGGCCATCCCCGGCGAGGTGCTGGAGGCGGCCTCCCTCGACGGCGCCTCCCAGTGGCGCACCTGGCGGTCCGTCACCGCGCCGATGCTGCGTCCGATCCTGGTGGTCGTCACCATCCAGTCGATCATCTGGGACTTCAAGGTCTTCACCCAGATCTACGTGATGACCAACGGCGGAGGAATCGCCGGCCAGAATCTCGTGCTCAATGTCTACGCGTACCAAAAGGCCTTTGCGTCCTCGCAGTACAGCCTGGGCTCGGCCATCGGCGTGGTCATGCTGCTGATTCTGCTGGCGGTCACACTCGTCTATCTGCGGCTGCTCCGCCGCCGGGGGGAAGAACTGTGA
- a CDS encoding carbohydrate ABC transporter permease translates to MPLVRRPWRLAAEASALVIAVVVAFPLYWMVLSAFKPAGEVQSTRPRPWTLSPSLDSFRRVFQQQEFGRYFLNSLLVAGTVVIVSALVAFLAATAVTRFRFRFRTTLLIMFLVAQMVPIEALTIPLFFQMRDLGLLNTLGSLILPHLAFSLPFAIWMLRGFVKAVPDALEEAAYIDGASRTRFLWQILFPLVFPGLVATSVFSFISTWNDFLFAKSFIISDTSQSTLPMALLVFFKPDENDWGGIMAGSTVMTVPVLVFFVLVQRRLVSGLGGAVKD, encoded by the coding sequence CTGCCGCTCGTCCGCCGTCCCTGGCGCCTCGCCGCCGAGGCATCGGCCCTGGTCATCGCCGTCGTGGTGGCGTTTCCGCTGTACTGGATGGTTCTCTCCGCGTTCAAACCGGCGGGCGAGGTCCAATCCACCCGGCCGCGCCCGTGGACCCTGTCCCCGTCGCTCGACTCGTTCCGCCGCGTCTTCCAACAACAGGAATTCGGGCGGTACTTCCTCAACAGCCTGCTGGTCGCCGGCACGGTCGTGATCGTCTCCGCGCTGGTCGCCTTTCTGGCGGCCACGGCGGTCACCCGCTTCCGTTTCCGCTTCCGTACGACCCTGCTGATCATGTTCCTCGTCGCGCAGATGGTGCCGATCGAGGCGCTCACCATCCCGCTGTTCTTCCAGATGCGCGACCTCGGCCTGCTCAATACGCTCGGCTCGCTGATCCTGCCGCATCTCGCGTTCTCCCTGCCGTTCGCGATCTGGATGCTGCGCGGATTCGTCAAGGCGGTGCCCGACGCGCTGGAGGAGGCCGCCTACATCGACGGCGCGAGCCGTACCCGATTCCTGTGGCAGATCCTCTTCCCGCTGGTGTTCCCGGGGCTGGTCGCGACGAGTGTCTTCTCCTTCATCTCGACCTGGAACGACTTCCTCTTCGCGAAGTCCTTCATCATCAGCGACACCTCCCAGTCGACGCTTCCCATGGCGCTGCTGGTCTTCTTCAAACCCGACGAGAACGACTGGGGAGGGATCATGGCGGGATCCACCGTGATGACCGTTCCCGTGCTCGTCTTCTTCGTACTCGTACAGCGGCGGCTGGTCTCCGGACTGGGCGGCGCGGTCAAGGACTGA
- a CDS encoding beta-N-acetylhexosaminidase: MDLIPDPRHTWPAPQGTDPFPLDDATTVDAAPGTEGVARWLRTAVGAATGLPLADGAEDGNSVVLELSEDLERRLGPEGYRLTADARAVRIEGGGPAGVFWGAQTLRQLLGPDAYRAAPVDPGRLWSVPATVVEDAPRFGWRGLMLDVSRHFMPKDGVLRYLDLLAAHKLNVFHFHLTDDQGWRVEIKRYPKLTGTGAWRSRTKWGHRASELWEEKPHGGYYTQEDIREIVAYAAARHITVVPEIDIPGHSQAAIAAYPELGNTDVVDTAALTVWDTWGINENVLAPTDHTLRFYEGVLEEVLGLFPSTFIHIGGDECRKEQWKDSAAAQLRIEENGLANEDELQAWFIHHFDTWLTARGRRLIGWDEILEGGLAPGAAVSSWRGYGGGIAAARAGHDVVMCPEQHVYLDHRQAPGEDEPMPIGYVRTLEDVYRFEPVPADLTEEEAAHVLGTQANVWTEVMQDRARVDYQVFPRLAALAEVAWSDLPASAERDFEDFEQRMTEHYRRLDALGVEYRPSGGPLPWQRRPGVLGRPIEGLPPIV, encoded by the coding sequence ATGGACCTGATTCCCGACCCCCGGCACACCTGGCCGGCGCCCCAGGGGACCGACCCGTTCCCCCTGGACGACGCGACGACCGTCGACGCGGCCCCCGGCACCGAGGGCGTCGCCCGCTGGCTCCGTACGGCCGTCGGCGCCGCGACCGGACTGCCCCTCGCGGACGGCGCCGAGGACGGCAACAGCGTCGTCCTGGAGCTCTCCGAGGACCTGGAGCGCCGGCTCGGCCCCGAGGGCTACCGGCTCACCGCCGACGCCCGGGCGGTACGGATCGAGGGCGGCGGCCCCGCCGGGGTGTTCTGGGGCGCGCAGACCCTCCGCCAGCTCCTCGGCCCCGACGCGTACCGCGCCGCCCCGGTGGACCCCGGGCGCCTGTGGTCCGTGCCCGCGACCGTGGTCGAGGACGCCCCGCGCTTCGGCTGGCGCGGCCTGATGCTCGACGTGTCACGGCACTTCATGCCCAAGGACGGCGTCCTGCGCTATCTCGACCTGCTCGCCGCGCACAAGCTGAATGTCTTCCACTTCCACCTCACCGACGACCAGGGCTGGCGCGTCGAGATCAAGCGCTATCCGAAACTGACCGGGACCGGCGCGTGGCGCAGCCGTACCAAATGGGGACACCGCGCCTCGGAGCTCTGGGAGGAGAAACCGCACGGCGGTTACTACACCCAGGAGGACATCCGCGAGATCGTCGCCTACGCCGCCGCGCGGCATATCACCGTCGTCCCGGAAATCGATATACCGGGACATTCGCAGGCCGCGATCGCCGCGTATCCCGAACTCGGCAACACCGATGTCGTGGACACCGCCGCGCTCACCGTCTGGGACACCTGGGGCATCAACGAGAACGTCCTCGCCCCCACCGACCACACCCTGCGCTTCTACGAGGGCGTCCTCGAAGAGGTGCTCGGCCTCTTCCCGTCGACCTTCATCCACATCGGCGGCGACGAGTGCCGCAAGGAGCAGTGGAAGGACTCCGCGGCCGCCCAACTCCGCATCGAGGAGAACGGCCTGGCCAACGAGGACGAGCTCCAGGCCTGGTTCATCCACCACTTCGACACCTGGCTCACCGCCCGCGGCCGGCGTCTCATCGGCTGGGACGAGATCCTCGAAGGCGGTCTCGCGCCCGGCGCCGCCGTCTCCTCCTGGCGGGGGTACGGGGGCGGCATCGCCGCCGCCAGGGCGGGCCACGACGTGGTCATGTGCCCCGAGCAGCACGTCTACCTGGACCACCGGCAGGCGCCCGGCGAGGACGAGCCGATGCCCATCGGGTACGTCAGGACCCTGGAGGACGTCTACCGCTTCGAGCCCGTGCCCGCCGACCTCACCGAGGAGGAGGCGGCGCATGTCCTCGGCACCCAGGCCAACGTCTGGACCGAGGTCATGCAGGACCGCGCCCGCGTCGACTACCAGGTCTTCCCCCGCCTCGCGGCGCTGGCCGAGGTCGCGTGGTCCGACCTCCCGGCCTCCGCCGAGCGGGACTTCGAGGACTTCGAGCAGCGCATGACCGAGCACTACCGGCGGCTGGACGCCCTGGGGGTCGAATACCGGCCGTCCGGGGGGCCGTTGCCGTGGCAGCGGCGGCCCGGCGTGCTCGGACGCCCGATCGAGGGGCTGCCCCCGATCGTGTGA
- a CDS encoding FAD binding domain-containing protein → MTTHAPQTAQSVTLPASLDEAVAALTAMPAAVPVAGGTDLMAAVNKGLLRPSGLVGLGRISELRGWHYQDGHALLGAGLTHARMGRPDFAALIPALAASARAAGPPQIRNAGTLGGNIATAAPTGDALPVLAALEADLVVAGPGGARREIPVTHLLAGREMLAPAELIGFVRVPLLHAPQVFLKATGRTGPGRATASVAVVLDPARRGVRCAVGAIAPMPLRPLEAERWIASLIDWDGARGLTQEALAAFGEYVAAACVPDPAPPADGSEPPALAPAVLHLRRTVAALARRALGRALS, encoded by the coding sequence TTGACCACGCACGCACCGCAGACGGCGCAGTCCGTGACGCTGCCGGCCTCGCTCGACGAGGCCGTGGCGGCGCTCACCGCGATGCCCGCCGCCGTACCCGTCGCAGGTGGCACCGACCTGATGGCGGCCGTCAACAAGGGCCTCCTGCGGCCCTCGGGACTCGTCGGCCTCGGCCGCATCAGCGAGCTGCGCGGCTGGCACTACCAGGACGGCCACGCGCTCCTCGGCGCCGGCCTCACCCACGCGCGCATGGGCAGGCCCGACTTCGCGGCCCTCATCCCCGCGCTGGCCGCGTCCGCGCGCGCCGCGGGCCCGCCCCAGATCCGCAACGCCGGGACGCTCGGCGGGAACATCGCGACCGCCGCCCCGACCGGCGACGCCCTGCCCGTCCTCGCCGCCCTGGAAGCCGACCTCGTGGTCGCGGGACCGGGCGGCGCGCGGCGCGAGATCCCCGTCACGCACCTGCTGGCCGGGCGCGAGATGCTCGCCCCCGCCGAGCTGATCGGCTTCGTCCGCGTGCCGTTGCTGCACGCCCCCCAGGTCTTCCTCAAGGCGACCGGGCGGACCGGCCCCGGCCGCGCCACCGCCTCCGTCGCCGTGGTCCTCGACCCGGCGCGGCGCGGCGTGCGCTGCGCCGTCGGGGCCATCGCGCCGATGCCGCTGCGCCCGCTGGAGGCCGAGCGGTGGATCGCCTCGCTGATCGACTGGGACGGGGCACGCGGCCTCACGCAGGAGGCCCTGGCGGCCTTCGGCGAGTACGTGGCCGCCGCGTGCGTACCCGACCCGGCGCCACCCGCCGACGGGAGCGAGCCGCCCGCGCTCGCCCCCGCCGTACTGCACCTGCGGCGTACCGTCGCCGCGCTGGCCCGGCGAGCACTGGGGAGGGCCCTGTCGTGA
- a CDS encoding (2Fe-2S)-binding protein: MDAPLAAPGHGYVPPQIVPLTPAADPSVPDHMRWPEPRQQGGQGQVYDTSYDPRATGHWNFTDAGQPGQPQQGPGQAPAQGQGGGTDGRGSALAGGSGPGPNAPSELTGEWTIPVAQGDLPDESGEFSASVLAAQWGGGTPPATLPGGAAAPWAPLPGTDAYADAPDAPASPDASPEPGPDAAGDGSPADAADTAAPEADPVPDADAEPALLTSSNNSAEHPGGSYVLRVNGADRPVTDAWIGESLLYVLRERLGLAGAKDGCAQGECGACNVQVDGRLVASCLVPAATAAGSEVRTVEGLAVDGEPSDVQRALAKCGAVQCGFCIPGMAMTVHDLLEGNHAPTELETRQALCGNLCRCSGYRGVLDAVNEVAAERAASAEAAAAASEEARVPHQASPGAGGAQPARPDSHANPHSPANSHSHDGGMA, from the coding sequence ATGGACGCGCCGCTGGCCGCGCCGGGCCACGGCTACGTACCGCCGCAGATCGTCCCGCTGACGCCCGCCGCCGACCCCTCCGTACCGGACCACATGCGCTGGCCCGAACCGCGGCAACAGGGCGGCCAGGGGCAGGTGTACGACACGTCGTACGACCCGCGCGCCACCGGGCACTGGAACTTCACCGACGCCGGGCAGCCGGGGCAGCCGCAGCAGGGCCCCGGGCAGGCGCCCGCGCAGGGGCAGGGCGGCGGGACGGACGGCCGGGGGAGCGCCCTCGCGGGCGGTTCCGGGCCGGGCCCGAACGCGCCGTCCGAGCTGACCGGCGAGTGGACCATCCCGGTCGCCCAGGGCGACCTTCCCGACGAGTCGGGGGAGTTCAGCGCCTCCGTCCTCGCCGCGCAGTGGGGCGGCGGCACCCCGCCCGCGACCCTGCCCGGCGGCGCCGCCGCCCCCTGGGCGCCGCTCCCGGGGACCGACGCCTACGCCGACGCGCCGGACGCCCCCGCTTCCCCGGACGCCTCGCCCGAGCCGGGGCCGGACGCGGCCGGGGACGGTTCCCCGGCGGACGCCGCCGACACCGCCGCGCCCGAGGCCGACCCCGTACCCGACGCGGACGCCGAGCCCGCCCTCCTCACCAGCAGCAACAACAGCGCCGAACACCCCGGCGGCTCCTACGTCCTGCGGGTCAACGGCGCCGACCGCCCCGTCACCGACGCCTGGATCGGCGAGTCCCTCCTGTACGTGCTCCGCGAGCGCCTCGGCCTCGCCGGCGCCAAGGACGGCTGCGCCCAGGGCGAGTGCGGCGCCTGCAACGTCCAGGTCGACGGCCGGCTCGTCGCCTCCTGCCTCGTCCCCGCCGCCACCGCGGCCGGCTCCGAGGTCCGTACGGTCGAAGGCCTGGCCGTCGACGGCGAACCCTCCGACGTGCAGCGGGCGCTGGCCAAGTGCGGCGCGGTGCAGTGCGGCTTCTGCATCCCCGGCATGGCCATGACCGTGCACGACCTCCTGGAGGGCAACCACGCCCCCACCGAACTGGAGACCCGGCAGGCGCTGTGCGGCAACCTCTGCCGCTGCTCCGGCTACCGGGGCGTCCTCGACGCCGTGAACGAGGTCGCCGCCGAGCGTGCCGCGAGCGCGGAGGCGGCCGCCGCCGCCTCCGAGGAAGCCCGCGTCCCGCACCAGGCGTCCCCGGGAGCCGGCGGCGCGCAGCCCGCGCGGCCCGACTCCCACGCGAACCCCCACTCGCCCGCGAACTCGCACTCGCACGACGGAGGCATGGCGTGA
- a CDS encoding xanthine dehydrogenase family protein molybdopterin-binding subunit, which yields MSNDAATGTPTLDGPRQEPPAHGLGASLAPADARAKTEGTFPYAADLWAEGLLWAAILRSPHPSARIVSIDTSAAAEMPGVRAVVTHEDVPGDSAYGRRVADRPVFASEVVRHHGEAIAAVAADHPDTARMAAAAIAVEYEILDPVTDPEKAFAAEALHPDGNLIRHIPLRYGDPGVQGEIVVEGLYRIGRQDPAPIGAEAGLAVPRPDGGVEIYTASTDPHTDRDLAAACFGLDPERVKVVVTGVPGATGDREDPGFQIPLGLLALRTGCPVKLAATREESFLGHAHRHPTLLRYRHHADSEGRLVKVEAQILLDAGAYADDSSESLAAAVAFACGPYVVPHAFIEGWAVRTNNPPSGHVRGEGAMQVCAAYEGQMDKLAATLGLDPAELRLRNVLATGDILPTGQTVTCPAPVAELLQAVRDFPLPALPKDTPEAAWLLPGGPEGAGEPGAVRRGVGYALGMVHMLGAEGADEVSTATVKVHDGVATVICAAVETGQGFSTLARQIVQETLGIEEVHVASVDTDQPPAGPAAHGRHTWVSGGAVERAAKMVRTQLLQPLAHKFGMSTELLQITDGKITSYDGVLSTTVTEAMDGKELWATAQCRPHPTEPLDESGQGDAFVGLAFCAIRAVVDVDIELGSIRVVEMAVAQDVGRVLNPAQLATRIEAGITQGIGTALTENLRTTRGLVRRPDLTGYALPTSLDAPDIHIVKLVEERDVVAPFGAKPASAAPVVTSPAAVASAVRAATGRPISRLPIRPQAAVAVPGA from the coding sequence GTGAGCAACGACGCGGCCACCGGGACACCGACGCTCGACGGCCCCCGGCAGGAGCCCCCCGCGCACGGCCTCGGCGCCTCCCTCGCCCCGGCCGACGCCCGCGCCAAGACCGAGGGCACCTTCCCGTACGCGGCCGACCTGTGGGCCGAGGGCCTGCTGTGGGCCGCGATCCTGCGCTCCCCGCACCCGAGCGCGAGGATCGTCTCCATCGACACCTCCGCCGCCGCCGAGATGCCGGGCGTCCGGGCCGTCGTCACCCACGAGGACGTCCCCGGCGACTCGGCGTACGGCCGCAGGGTCGCCGACCGCCCCGTCTTCGCCTCGGAGGTCGTACGGCACCACGGCGAGGCCATCGCCGCCGTCGCCGCCGACCACCCCGACACCGCGCGGATGGCCGCCGCCGCGATCGCCGTCGAGTACGAGATCCTCGACCCGGTCACCGACCCCGAGAAGGCGTTCGCCGCCGAGGCGCTGCACCCCGACGGCAACCTCATCCGCCACATCCCGCTGCGCTACGGCGACCCCGGCGTCCAGGGCGAGATCGTCGTGGAGGGCCTGTACCGCATCGGCCGCCAGGACCCCGCCCCGATCGGCGCCGAGGCCGGCCTCGCGGTTCCCAGACCCGACGGTGGGGTCGAGATCTACACCGCCTCCACCGACCCGCACACCGACCGCGACCTGGCCGCCGCCTGCTTCGGCCTGGACCCCGAGCGGGTCAAGGTCGTCGTCACCGGAGTCCCCGGCGCCACCGGCGACCGCGAGGACCCCGGCTTCCAGATCCCGCTGGGCCTGCTCGCCCTGCGCACCGGCTGCCCCGTCAAGCTCGCGGCCACCCGCGAGGAGTCCTTCCTCGGGCACGCCCACCGCCACCCCACCCTGCTGCGCTACCGCCACCACGCGGACAGCGAGGGCCGCCTGGTCAAGGTCGAGGCGCAGATCCTCCTCGACGCGGGCGCCTACGCCGACGACTCGTCGGAGTCCCTCGCCGCCGCCGTCGCGTTCGCCTGCGGCCCGTACGTCGTCCCGCACGCCTTCATCGAGGGCTGGGCCGTCCGCACCAACAACCCGCCGTCCGGGCACGTCCGGGGCGAGGGCGCCATGCAGGTCTGCGCGGCCTACGAGGGCCAGATGGACAAGCTGGCCGCCACCCTCGGCCTCGACCCGGCCGAGCTGCGCCTGCGCAACGTCCTGGCGACCGGCGACATCCTGCCGACCGGCCAGACGGTCACCTGCCCGGCGCCGGTGGCCGAACTGCTCCAGGCCGTACGGGACTTCCCGCTGCCCGCCCTGCCCAAGGACACCCCGGAGGCGGCCTGGCTGCTGCCCGGCGGGCCGGAGGGGGCGGGGGAGCCGGGCGCGGTACGGCGTGGCGTCGGCTACGCGCTCGGCATGGTCCACATGCTCGGCGCCGAGGGCGCGGACGAGGTCTCCACGGCCACGGTGAAGGTCCACGACGGCGTGGCGACGGTCATCTGCGCCGCCGTCGAGACCGGGCAGGGCTTCTCGACGCTGGCCCGGCAGATCGTGCAGGAGACGCTGGGCATCGAGGAGGTCCACGTCGCCTCGGTCGACACGGACCAGCCCCCGGCGGGCCCGGCCGCGCACGGGCGGCACACCTGGGTCTCGGGCGGGGCCGTCGAGCGGGCGGCCAAGATGGTCCGTACCCAACTGCTCCAGCCCTTGGCCCACAAGTTCGGCATGTCCACCGAGCTGCTCCAGATCACCGACGGCAAGATCACCTCGTACGACGGGGTGCTGTCCACCACCGTCACGGAGGCGATGGACGGCAAGGAGCTGTGGGCGACCGCGCAGTGCCGCCCGCACCCCACCGAGCCGCTCGACGAGTCGGGCCAGGGCGACGCGTTCGTCGGCCTCGCGTTCTGCGCGATCCGGGCGGTCGTGGACGTCGACATCGAGCTGGGCTCGATCCGGGTGGTGGAGATGGCCGTCGCCCAGGACGTCGGCCGCGTCCTCAACCCGGCGCAGCTGGCGACCCGTATCGAGGCGGGCATCACCCAGGGCATCGGTACGGCCCTGACGGAGAACCTCCGTACGACCCGCGGCCTGGTCCGCCGCCCCGACCTCACCGGCTACGCGCTGCCGACGTCCCTGGACGCCCCGGACATCCACATCGTCAAGCTCGTCGAGGAACGCGACGTGGTGGCTCCCTTCGGCGCCAAACCGGCGAGCGCGGCCCCGGTGGTCACGTCCCCGGCCGCGGTCGCCTCGGCGGTCCGCGCCGCCACGGGCCGCCCGATCAGCCGCCTCCCGATCCGCCCCCAGGCGGCGGTGGCGGTACCGGGGGCGTAG
- a CDS encoding glycoside hydrolase family 3 N-terminal domain-containing protein, translating into MNASEPPHIGRRAVLAGSGAVAAALALGGRALFSSSASPSASSAASPSASSSGSLSAEPAAYPRAAAVPKGLTERQLAGQRVIYSYPGHTPPAALLKKISAGEGAGVIFFGENITSAAQIAAVVKQLEKANRSSPVRLPLLLMTDQEGGTIRRLPGAPALSEKQIGLAADPVAAAKAAGTGAGKNLAAAGLNLNLAPVLDVYRTAGDFTDHAQRSYGRNAAQVGKLGAAFVTAQQHVAVAATAKHFPGLGAAATHQNTDLGPVTLTQSLTTLRNVDEAPYKQAVAAGTRLVMLSWAVYPALDAKHPAGLSAAVVKELRSHVGFKGVTITDALEAKAISHTLTTGRRAVLAAGAGMDLLLCSSRQVSQGESAVTALTTALHNKTLPTPAFHDAVSRLTALRTALS; encoded by the coding sequence ATGAACGCATCTGAACCGCCGCACATCGGACGCAGGGCCGTGCTCGCCGGGTCCGGGGCCGTCGCCGCCGCGCTGGCCCTGGGCGGCCGCGCGCTCTTCTCGTCGTCCGCGTCGCCCTCGGCGTCGTCCGCCGCATCACCCTCCGCGTCGTCCTCCGGGTCGCTCTCCGCCGAGCCCGCGGCGTATCCGCGGGCCGCCGCGGTGCCGAAGGGGCTCACCGAGCGGCAGCTCGCGGGCCAGCGCGTCATCTACTCGTACCCGGGCCACACCCCGCCCGCCGCGCTGCTCAAGAAGATCAGCGCGGGCGAGGGCGCGGGGGTCATCTTCTTCGGCGAGAACATCACGAGCGCGGCGCAGATCGCCGCGGTCGTGAAGCAGCTGGAGAAGGCCAACCGGTCCAGCCCCGTACGCCTCCCCCTCCTGCTCATGACCGACCAGGAGGGCGGCACGATCCGGCGCCTGCCCGGCGCCCCCGCCCTGTCGGAGAAGCAGATCGGGCTGGCGGCCGACCCGGTGGCGGCGGCTAAGGCGGCCGGCACGGGGGCGGGGAAGAACCTCGCCGCGGCCGGCCTGAACCTCAACCTGGCGCCGGTGCTCGACGTCTACCGCACGGCCGGCGACTTCACGGACCACGCCCAGCGCTCGTACGGCCGGAACGCGGCGCAGGTCGGCAAGCTCGGCGCGGCCTTCGTCACCGCCCAGCAGCACGTCGCGGTCGCCGCGACCGCCAAGCACTTCCCGGGCCTGGGCGCGGCCGCCACGCACCAGAACACCGACCTGGGACCGGTGACGCTCACCCAGTCCCTGACCACCCTGCGGAACGTCGACGAGGCCCCGTACAAGCAGGCCGTCGCGGCGGGCACCCGGCTGGTGATGCTCTCCTGGGCGGTCTACCCGGCCCTCGACGCCAAGCACCCGGCGGGCCTGTCCGCCGCCGTGGTCAAGGAGCTGCGCTCGCACGTGGGGTTCAAGGGGGTCACGATCACGGACGCCCTGGAGGCGAAGGCGATCAGCCACACCCTCACCACGGGCCGACGCGCGGTCCTGGCCGCCGGCGCGGGCATGGACCTCCTGCTCTGCTCGTCCCGCCAGGTGTCCCAGGGCGAGTCGGCGGTGACGGCCCTGACCACGGCCCTCCACAACAAAACCCTCCCCACCCCCGCCTTCCACGACGCAGTCTCCCGCCTGACAGCACTACGCACGGCCCTGAGCTGA